From a single Notolabrus celidotus isolate fNotCel1 chromosome 7, fNotCel1.pri, whole genome shotgun sequence genomic region:
- the cep20 gene encoding lisH domain-containing protein FOPNL, with the protein MATITELKCAVRETLESRGVLGQLKARIRAEVFSALDDQREPRPQLSHENLLINELIREYLEFNKYRYTASVLTAESGQPDVPLDRQFLASELKVTEDSSSKSVPLLYGLVSHFVNSSDNSGKVFLRGAHLPVTAPASSTVPRLDA; encoded by the exons ATGGCGACCATCACAGAGCTGAAGTGTG CTGTGAGGGAAACGCTGGAGTCCCGGGGAGTACTGGGCCAGCTGAAGGCTCGTATCCGGGCAGAGGTGTTCAGCGCCTTGGATGACCAGCGTGAACCTCGTCCGCAGCTGTCCCACGAAAACCTGCTCATCAACGAGCTCATCCGGGAGTACCTGGAGTTCAACAAGTACAGATACACAGCATCAGTGCTGACAGCAG AGTCAGGCCAGCCGGATGTTCCCTTGGACAGACAGTTCCTGGCAAGTGAGCTGAAAGTCACAGAGGATTCAAGCTCCAAGTCTGT GCCCCTTCTCTATGGCTTGGTGTCCCATTTTGTGAACAGCAGTGATAACAGTGGGAAGGTGTTTCTGCGTGGAGCCCATCTGCCAGTTACTGCTCCTGCCAGCAGCACAGTGCCCCGACTGGATGCTTGA